The following proteins are co-located in the Malus sylvestris chromosome 13, drMalSylv7.2, whole genome shotgun sequence genome:
- the LOC126597259 gene encoding CASP-like protein 1E2, giving the protein MESQYIGSNSGMEQQKEVKIANQRGGGTRESILRILALVLTLTASIVLGVSKQTEIVSLKLIPTLPPIDVPATAKWHYLSAFVYLVVADAIACAYAAFSLVLSFANRGTKNKLGLVIIVLDLSMVALLFSAIGSAGAIGLMGYQGNTRVQWNKVCNVFGKFCHLVAASTALSFLGSLAFFFLVVLAVLGLSRRSM; this is encoded by the exons ATGGAGAGCCAGTACATTGGGAGCAATAGTGGGATGGAACAGCAGAAGGAAGTGAAGATAGCAAACCAAAGAGGAGGTGGGACACGTGAGTCGATTCTGAGGATTTTGGCCTTGGTGCTAACTCTTACGGCTTCTATTGTCCTTGGAGTCAGTAAGCAAACCGAAATTGTATCGTTGAAGCTCATCCCAACCTTGCCTCCTATTGATGTTCCTGCTACGGCTAAGTGGCATTACTTATCTGCTTTTGT GTACCTTGTGGTAGCAGACGCCATAGCATGCGCATATGCAGCATTTTCCCTAGTCCTTTCTTTTGCGAATCGGGGCACGAAGAATAAGTTAGGGCTGGTGATCATCGTGCTCGATCTGTCAATGGTGGCGTTGCTCTTTTCCGCCATTGGATCTGCCGGGGCAATTGGCCTAATGGGGTATCAAGGGAATACACGTGTGCAGTGGAACAAGGTCTGCAACGTTTTCGGAAAATTCTGCCACCTAGTCGCAGCCTCCACCGCCCTGTCCTTCCTTGGATCTCTGGCATTCTTCTTCCTAGTTGTGCTTGCTGTTCTAGGCCTTAGCAGGAGGTCTATGTAG